A region of the Roseiflexus sp. RS-1 genome:
CCGATCCAGTCCCGTTCAGTCCAAAGATCGCACGTGATGTGTTGCTGGGCGTGATCTTCGGTCTGTTGGGCATGTTCGGCATTGCCGTGGTGCGTGAGTACATCGATGAGACGGTCAAGACCAGCGATGACGCCGCACGATTGACCAATGCGCCTGTTCTTGGGGTTATCCGGGGCGCTTCCGGCGCTGCGCAACGGTCATTTGCCATCGACGATCACACACCGGAAGCCTACCGTATGCTTGCGGTGCATCTGCGCACCGTGCTGCACGATCAGCGCGCGTCTACGCTGATCGTTACCAGCGCGGAACCGTTGGAAGATGCCCGCACAGTGGCTGCATATCTGGCAGCGGTCTCTGCCCGGATTGGTCAACGGGTCATTCTGGTGGATGGCGATCTGCGGCAACCGATGCTTCACTCCTTTTTTGACCTGGCGGGTGTTCCTGGATTGAAAGAAGCGCTGGAATGCGCTCAGTCGCTGCCGGTCTACCGCTACCTGCGCCCGACGTCGTTTGCCCACCTGATGCTGCTACCCGGCGGCGAGCCGACGGCGAATCCGATGATCCTGCTCGACTCATCACGGCTGCATGACATTGTTGCGGAACTGCACCAGCACGCCGAACTGGTGATCATGGTCGGTCCGGCGCTGCTCGCCTTCGCCGATACGCTGCTGCTTGCGAAAACGGCAGACGCTGCTCTGCTCGTCGTGCGCGCCGAATCGACCGGCGCTGCTGCCACCGTTGCCGCCCGCGCGATGCTGGATCGGGCGTCGATCCGGATGGCAGGAGTCGTCCTGACCGGCGCGGTCGATGAACCGCTCGCCTCCTGGAGCGGCGATCCGGCGGATATTGGATCCCCTGTGACCCGCCAGCGCCTGGGGTTGGGAACGGGAGGAAAACATGCGCTGCGTGGTGTGGCGCCGCCGACATCCTCGACTTCATCACGCGCGTCGGACGCATAGGCTTCCTTCATTTCCGACAGTTCCAATCCGCATATCGACGACGACTTCTCACAGTGAATATGGTCGCTGACATGTGCGAGGGAGGTGTACGATGTCCCTTCCCATACTCAGAGTCGCCATTGGAATGCTGGCAGTTGTTCTGCTGATCGGCGCTGTGCTGATGGCATCCGGTCGCACAGGTGTTTTGCCTGCCACGCAGTCAGCGCCTGACTCTGCGCCGCCGCCACCGGTTGTTGCGCCCGGTACGCAACCGATCGTGGCGAACGGCATTGTGGCGCCGGCAACGCACGTCGATCTGCGCTTCGAGACCGGTGGGATCGTGCGGGATGTGCTGGTGCGCGAAGGAGATGTCGTTCAGGCTGGCGATCCGATCCTGCGTCTCGACACAAGCGACCTGGAACTGCGATGCGCTCAGGTGCGCGCGCAACTATCGGCAGCTCAGGCGCAGTATGAACTGCTGGCCGGTCCGGTGGCGCCAGCCGATATTCAACGCGCCCAGGCGGTGCTGGCACGTGCCCGGGCGCATCTACGCGAAGTGAGCGGCGCGGTCACCCCGACTGCTCGACGGGCGGCGCAGGCGCGACTCGAAGCCGCGCGTGTGGCGCTGGCGCGTCTCGAAGAAGGTCCGAATCCGGCGGATGTGCGCGCCCTGCGTGCCGAACTGCGCCAGGCGGAAGCGGAATTGCGGGCGACGCACGATCGCCTGTCGCTCGAAAAGACCACGCTGCGTCTGCAGATGGAACAGGCAGCCAATGTCCTGCGCGATCGTCAGACGGAGTATGCGCGCATCCGCGACGAGAACCAGGCGCGAACCGAGCCGCTGACAGCCGATCAGCGTGTACGGGAAGCCAGCGCGCGACTGGCGATGGAAAATGCCGAGAAGGCGCTCGAACAGGCGCGCGTGGCGTATGAAGCTGCGCTCCAGGCGGAACGAACCGGCATCGCCGCTGCCGAGGCGCGTGTCGAAGCTGTGAAAGCGCGCCTGGATCGCATCCTGGCAGGCGCCGATGCGGATCAGATCGCCGCAGCGCGCGCAGCGGTCGCGCAGGCGGAAGACGATCTGGCGCGCCTTCAGGACGAACGCCGTGCGGCGCTCGTCGAGATCGCCCGAATGGAGGTGGCAATCGCCGAAGCCGAACTGGAGCGCTTGCTGGCTGGAGCGCGCCCGGCGGAGGCGGCGATTGCGCGCGCACGTGTCGAGGAAGCGCGCGCGGCGCTTCAGCAGGCGGAACTCGCGCTGGAACGCGCCACACTTCGCGCTCCGATAACCGGAGTGGTCGCAGCGCTCAATATCCGCCCCGGCGAAGTCGCAGACCCCCATCTCGTTGCCGCCAGGCTGGCGGATGTGCGCGGATGGCGTATCGAAACCACCAATCTGAGCGAACTGAATGTGACGCGCCTGCGCGAGGGCGACCCGGCGATCATCCGTCTGAATGCGATCCCGGACCTCGAAATTCCCGGCAGGGTGACCAGTATCAAACCACTGGGCGCCGGTCAGGAAGGTGATGTGACACTCTACACCGTGATTATCACTCCTGATCGACTGGATGAGCGGTTGCGCTGGAATATGACCGCAATGGTGCAGATTACACCGGGGCGTTAGTTCTGGCAGATGAGTGAGAGAGAAGGTATGCACGCGCTATTTCCGAAAACCATGGCAAGATGCGCTGTTCTCCTGTCACTGACGCTCTCAATGCTCTCCTTTTGCGGGTCGGGCAGCCCTGTTCCTGTCGAGTCAACGATGGATTCAGGACATACTCCACGCGCAACAGTGGAAGGCGCGCCGCCTGATCCAACCGCCGTTCCCGTCGCATCAGCGGATCATAGCACGACACCCGAGACGGACACGACCAAAGAGGTGACGCTGCGAACCCGCGATGGGTTGACCTTCGTTTTTGACCGGCAGAGCGGCAGGTTTACGCGCGTGGATGTGCAGACGAGGGCATTCGCACTGACCACCGGACGTGATCTGGGGGTGTACCTCTTCGATGCGCGGGGAAATTCCCTGCTCGACCTGCGTTCTACCCCTGCTACACGGGTGGAGCGCATAGGCGATGACCTGATCATTTCTCGCGAACAGCGCATGACAAACGTACAGACGGTTGAAAAATGGACGGCGCATGCCAACCGGATCGATCTTGAAACCACCATCGTCAATACCGACTCTTCGACGCCATCTCGTGCTATTGAAGCGTGTTTACAACTTCCGCTCGATCTGGTCAACGCATACTGGTACCACCATTTTGAGGATCGGGAAATCATCACAAATCGCAGCGAACCGTATAAAACCGTTCTTCAGCGACTGATAGACATCGGGACGTTTGGTGATGGAAGTTTCCACCTGAAAACCGATCTGGACATCAACTTGAATGGTCTCAACCTGATCGGCAACAATGAGTTCGGTCTGGCGATATCAATCAACCCTGAACAACCTGCGACCTACTATGTTCGTTATGACCCGCAACGTCTCTCATATGACGCTTGCTTCCATCTTGGCATTTACAACGAGCATATTCGCTTCGGCAACCGTGTTTCCTTTGCACTTTCGCTTTTCGTGCCGGACGAGCCTCCATGGGGATTACGTTCAGCATACGCAAAATACATTGCGATCTATCCGCAATCGCACAAAGGCAGATTGCCGCGCAAAACAACCATGGTCGTGCTGGAAGAGTACAGTTACAGCGCATTTCCCAACCCGCTCGAGTACCGGATCGGCGCTGTCTGGGGGCGCTACAAGGCGCAAAACCGGCGTTTCGGGGTCGACGACCTGGTCTACATCTGGCCCCATGGTTATTACGATCGTGGGATGCGCCTGAAAGTTCAGCCGTCATCAGCGGGGAGCGTTCAGACATGGGAAGCGGATATCGCCGCCTGTTTTGCACTGTACGAAGACATCGATCAGGGCAGGGCGCCTTTCGCCGAAACATGCACCGGTTCGTACCCATTTGCAACCTGCACCAGGCAAAGAGAACGCGGACAGATCTACGGACCGGTCTTCGAGCGCGATAGGGGCAGCGGATGGCGGCGCGCCGAAGCGTACCAGATGACGGTCAGCAACGGACCGAACTTCCTGATCGGGCAATTCCGCCTGCCAGCGCCATTTGTCGCATCGCTTTTGCAGGATGCCGACGGACGCTGGCTGAATGCGATGAGTTTTGCTTCGATGATCACCGAAATTCCCTGGGAGCCGGGCGTTCGCCGCTGTATTTTCGACGGCATCAATCCCGATCCGGGAGTGAATGTGGCGCTGTCGAATGAACCGCGTTCTGCACCTGCGCCCACGATCGTGAGCAATTTTGGTGAGTTGAATCTGGAAGTGGTCAAACGCGCGCATGGGTTGTACGGTCCTGGTTACCTCGATACCCATCCCGACGAAGGAACAACCCTCTACCACGGGGTCGCCGTCGATACGGTCGGGGTCTATTTACGTCCCGATTTCAACCCGCGCGCGCTGCGGGTGGCTTCGCTGCCGCTCAGTTATGACCGTGTCACCGGGCGTGTGGTCGCACTGGAACATCTGACGACGCTGGCATTTTTGCGGGCATTGCGGGCATCGATCCCGTCGGATGCCCCAATTGCATCGAGTGGCGCTCCGATCGGCGGGATTCTGTTCCAGGAAGCGGATTATATCCTCGAGGAGTTCGTCAAGATCGAGCGCAACGGTCGATTGATCGACGAATTGTACGACGAAACGCAGCCAAACAAACTGCGCCTGATCAACCGGATCCGTATGGGCGCCAATCAGCGCCCAATCACGTTCAGTGTTCGTTTCGAGCGCGCCACCAGCGATCGCGCTTTTCTGGAACAGATTCGACGTTATCTGCCGCTCTACACTGCAAAAGGGATCTACGTCAACATTGATCGCTATGGCAATGATCCAGAGCGCTATTTCTGGAGCGATCCGCCATCCAGCCAGGACGTGTTGCGCGCCTACCGGCAGCATTTGCACGCCGTACATGCGCTGAACGTCGCCGGATGGCAACCAGTTCCGTATGCCACTGCGAGTGAGGGCATTCTGGTCGAACGGTTCGGGCAGGACTACCTGACCTTCTACAACCCTGACGAGCGACCGCGAACGGCAACCGTCGCCATCAACTGGCGCGCTATCGGACTGAATGCGCCGCCGTCTCGCATCGTCGATTTCGACACAGGAACGGAACTGCCCTTTCGCGTGTCCGGTGACAGCATGACCATCGATGCGCTGGCGCTCGACGGGCTGGCTGCACGCATCGTTCGGATCAGGGATACGAAGGTCGGGACGGTTCTGCTGCCGCTCGTGGTTGCGCCGTAAGCGCCTATCTGACAGAACGGGACGCATATGTTGATGGATCGTGATCGATCGTTTGCCCGGCTCTCACTGCGCGCCAATTTTTCCTGGACATTCGTCGGGAATGTGGTGTACGCCGCGTGTCAGTGGGGGATGCTGATGGCGCTGGCAAAACTTGGCTCACCTGCAATGGTTGGCATGTTTGCGCTTGGTCTGGCAATTACTGCGCCGGTGTTCATGTTCGCCAACCTGCATCTGCGCACCATCCAGGCGACCGATGCGCGGCAACAGTATCAGTTTCGCGACTATCTCAGCGTGCGCCTGGCGACGACGGCGCTGGCGTTGCTGGTTGTGGCAGCGATTGTTGTGCTCGTTGGGTACGCCTGGGAGACCGCGGCGGTCATCCTGGCGGTTGGATGCGCCAAGGCGTGCGAGTCGATCAGCGACATTTTTTATGGGCTGCTTCAGCGACTGGAACGAATGGATCGCATCGCCGCCGGGATGATGCTGAAGGGCATCGTGTCGCTGGTTGCCCTGGCAACTGGCGTTTCTCTGACCGGTTCCGCCTTCTGGGGCGTGGTTGGGTTGACCGCTGTGTGGGCGGTGGTGCTGGCATTCTACGATGTGCCGAATGGGTTGCAGGCATTGCGACAGACGCAGCCGATCCGCGAGCGATCCTCACCGCCGCAACGTGTGGCGGTTGCGACCCGCCTGGCGTGGATGGCACTCCCGCTCGGTGTCGGGATCATGCTGGTTTCGCTGAGTACCGCGATCCCGCGCTATTTCGTCGAGCGCATTCTGGGCGAGGAGAGTCTGGGCATCTTTGCAGCAATCGCCTACATTCAGGTCGCCGGAACAACCGTCGTCGGCGCGCTCGCGGCTGCTGCCAATCCGCGTCTGGCGCAGCACTACGCCTTCGGTGAGATACACGCCTTTCGCGGGTTGCTGTTCAAACTGGCGGCGATTGCGCTGGCGCTGGGCGGCGCTGGAGTGCTGATCGCCTGGCTGATTGGCGGTTGGGTGCTGACCCTGATCTACCGACCGGAGTATGGCGCGTACAACCATGTGTTCGTGCTGGTGATGGTCGCTGCCGGTATCGGATATGTCGGATGGTTCGTCGGAGATGCGATGACTGCGGTTCGTCGCCTACGGGCGCAGGCGTTGCTCTTTCTTGGCATGACGGCGGCAACGATCGGCGCGTGCGCCTGGCTGATCCCGCTGTTTGGTCTGACCGGCGCAGCCGTGGCGACGATGGTCACATCGGTGATCCACGCAATCGGCGGGTTCCTGATCGTCGAACACGCGCTGCGTTCCCTGGAGTCGGACATGCGTGCCGGTCGCTCATTGACAGGCGGCGTTTCGTACCGCAGATGAGAGGAAACCAATGGATCGCGCCATCCAGAACGCCGTACCGGTTCATCAGGCATCACGCGCCTCCGGTCGTCCCATCGATAGTTTTGTCATCTCGGTCTACGTCTGTGCGTTGACGCTGGCGATCTTTGTGGCGCTGTCGGATCAGTTCTGGCACTGGTTTGTTATTCCGGTGCTGATGGCGGGTGTTCTGATCGGCATCGACGCGGTGGACTGGGCGCGGGGAAAGATGGACCTGTTCGATCCGATCGGTCTATCAGGCGCATTTGGCTGGTTTTTCTTCTTCTTTGCGCCGTTGCTGACCGTGGCGATCAACTACTGGCTGATCTACGTCGATCCGCCAGCAGAGCGGCGTGATTGGCTGGGATGGATGGCGTTGCTCAATCTATTGGGCTTGATGATCTATCGCGGCATTCGATTGATCTACTTCCAGCGCGAACGCAGCATACATACATTCTGGAAGATCGATCAGAAGCGATTCTATGTTCTGGGCGCTCTGGGGCTGGCAGTCACCGCTTTTCTTCAAATCTACGTCTACCTCAGTATGGGCGGAATTCAGGGATTTATCCAGGAAGCAACCGATCAACGCGCTATTCGACTGAGTCTTCAGGGTTTTGGGCAGATTTTCATGGTTTCGGAGAGCTTTCCGATCATTGCTCTGATGATGTTCATCATCTATGCGTATCACCAGAAATCGCCCGTGTATCGTTCATGGCTGGTTATCTGCATCGTGTTGCTGATCTATTTCGGTCTGAAACTCTTCTTTGGCGGGTTGCGCGGCAGTCGGAACAACACAATCTGGGGATTATTCTGGGCGGTCGGACTGATCCACTTCTGGTTGCGCCCCGTGACGCGCAAAGTCGCGCTGATCGGATTGGGTTTTCTGATCGCATTCATGTATGTCTACGGGTTTTATAAGAATGCCGGTCTGGATGCATTGCGCCTGTTTGAAGACCCGTCCGTGCGCGTCGAACTGGAGCGCGAAACCCGCCGCGATCTTCCCACGCTGCTGCTGGGCGATCTTGGGCGCAGCGATGTGCAGGCGTTCGTGCTCTATCAACTGGCCCGCCCCGACAGCGATTACGACTATGCGTTCGGGCGCACCTATGTCGCCGCATTTGCCGTGCTCATTCCGCGCTCTCTGGTCGAGCGCATGCCGAGCAAGACGCTTGAAGGCACCGAAGCGCTCTACGGCAAAGGATCGTACATCCCTGTCGATTTCGAGGCGTCGCAACTCTACGGCATCGCTGGCGAGGCAATGCTCAACTTTGGGTTTGCTGCCGCACCCATTTCGTTCATCTTCTTCGGGCTGGCAAACTGCTCGGTGCGGCGCTGGCTCTTCGGTTTGACTCCAGGAGATGCGCGTCTGCTGTTCTATCCGTTTCTCGCGCTCTTCTGCTTCTACATGCTCGCCTGCGATCTGGAGAACCTGGTTTTCGACATTATCAAGAACGTTGCCGTTCCGCTGGCCATCACGCTGCTCTCACTATCATCGGTCCGCCGTGGATGAGGGTTATCTGAAAGAGGGAAGTCTTATGCGGGTTGTCGTATCGCTCGAACATCACTTTGATCGCACGCCAGACGGCGTTGTCTGGACACAGACACAATTCCCGTACCGTTTCTGGCAACGCTATCTGGAGGTGTTCGACCAGGTGCAGGTCGTTGCGCGGGTGCGTGATGTGCGCAAAGCTGCGCCCGACTGGCAGCGCGCCGATGGGCGTTCAGTCTCATTTGCCGCCATTCCCGATTACCTGGGACCGCGCCAGTATCTGATGCGCATCCGTCAGGTGCGCACGGCTGCGCGTGGCGCAATCGGCGCGGAGGATGCTGTGATTCTGCGTGTCAGTTCGCAGATCGCCGATGTGATCTATCCGTTGCTCCGGCGCCAGGCGCGTCCGTATGGCGTCGAGGTTGTCAGCGACCCATATGATGTGTTTGCGCCCGGTTCGGTCAGGCACCCGCTGCGCCCATTCTTTCGCTGGTTATTCCCATATCGCCTGCGGCAGCACTGCGCCAACGCAGCAGCCGCATGCTACGTCACCGCGCAGGCGCTACAGCGCCGGTACCCATGCCCATTGTTCTCGGTGTCCGCGTCGGATGTCGAGCTGCCCGACGATGCGATCGTCGCTGCACCACGTCCGCTGCGCGCGCATGCCGCTGCCCATCGCCTCATCTTCGTCGGCACACTGGGGCAGTTGTACAAGGCGCCGGATGTGCTGATCGACGCAGTGGCGGCATGCGCGCGCGATGGCGTCGATCTGACGCTAACCCTGGTCGGCGACGGGAAGCATCGACCAGAATTGGAAGCGCGTGCGCGTCAGCTTGGTATCGCCGATCGGGTGGTCTTTCGCGGGTGGGTGACGGCAGGTGCAGCAGTGCGCGCCGAACTGGATGCAGCAGACCTGTTCGTGCTGCCGTCGCGACAGGAGGGGATGCCGCGCGCCATGATCGAAGCGATGGCGCGTGCGCTTCCCTGTATTGGCTCGACGGTCGGCGGCATCCCGGAACTGTTGCCGCCCGAAGACCTTGTGCCTCCTGGCGATGCGCTGGCGCTGGCGCGTGCGATCCGCGCAATGACATCCGATCCCGAACGGATGGCGCACGCCTCGGCGCGTAACCTGGAACGCGCGCGCTCATTCACCGAATCCAGGCTACGCACGCAACGGCTCGCCTTCTTCCGGCATGTGCGTGAGCAGACTGAGACCTGGCTCGCTGCTCAACGCTCATCAACACCAGTGCAGGCAAAGCGCCATTCGGCAACAGGAAGGTGACTTATGCCACGGTTATTGATCGTCACAACAATTCCGGCAACGCTGTCGGCATTCCTGCTGCCATTTGCCCGGCATTACCGCGCGTGTGGGTGGCAGGTCGATGCGATGACGCGCAGCGAGCCGATCACTCCCGATATCCATTCAGCCTTCGATCATGTCTGGACGCTGCCCTGGTCGCGTCATCCGGTCAACCCGTCCAATCTCATCGGAACGCCGCAGCGCATCCGGCGGATTGTCGAACGCGAGCGGTATGACATCGTCCATGTGCATACGTCTGTTGCCGCGTTTGTGACACGCTACGCTCTCCGCGATCTCCGGCGGCGCCTTGGGGTGTGCGTGATCTACACCGCGCACGGGTTCAATTTCGACCAGAGTATGCCGTGGCACAAAAATCTGGCGTTTCTGACGCTGGAAAAACTGGCAAGCGCCTGGATGGATTATCAGGTGGTGATCAACCGCACCGATGAACTGGCAGCCATTCGCTACCGTCTCGCACCGCCGGATCGGGTCTGGTACATGCCGGGCATCGGCGTCGATCTGACCCACTATTGCCCCGACAGTATCCCCGACGCGGAGGCGGAAGCGGTGCGTCGGGAGATAGGCGTCGCCCCCGATGAAGCGCTCGTGCTGATGATTGCCGAGTTTATTCCGCGTAAGCGCCACACCGATGTGTTGCGCGCGTTTGCGCAGCTTGGACGACGCGACACTCACCTGGCGCTGGCGGGAACCGGACCGTTGCTGGAACCGATGCGTCGTCTGGCGGTCGACCTCGGCATTGCCGGACAGACCCATTTTCTGGGGTATCGCAGCGATGTGCCAGCGCTCCTCAGGGCTGCAACCGTGATGATCCTGCCATCGCGGCAGGAAGGGTTGCCGCGCAGCATTCTGGAGGCGATGGCAATGGGTGTGCCCGTGATCGGCTCAGACATCCGTGGTGTGCGCGACCTGCTGGCAGACGGCGCCGGCATGCTCGTGCCGGTTGGCGACATCGAAGCACTGGCGCATGCCATGGCTCGCGTCATCGATGATCGCGCCGCGGCGCGCGCAATGGCGGAACGTGGTCTGGAACAGGCGCAGCGGTACGACCTGCAGCGTATCATCGCGCTGCACGATCAGTTGTATGCGGCAGCGTTGAGCAAGCGACATGCATATGCGCCAATATCGTAGAGGAGGTCCGCCTGTGTACAGGAACTATGGAAAACGCGCCTTCGATCTTGTGCTGGTTGTGCCGGCGCTGATCGTGTTGGCGCCGGTGATGGCGATCCTTGCAGTGCTGATCCGGATTGCAATGGGATCGCCGGTTATCTTCACGCAGGAGCGCGCCGGGAAGGATGGGAAACCCTTCAGGCTCTACAAATTCCGCAGCATGACCAATGCGCGCGATGCACAGGGCAACCTGCTGCCCGACGAGCAACGTCTCACGCCGTTCGGCAAGTTTCTGCGCAGCACGAGCCTGGATGAACTGCCACAGTTATTCAATGTTCTGCGCGGCGACATGAGCCTGGTGGGACCGCGCCCGTTGCTGGTGAAATACATCGACCGGTACACCCAGGATCAACGTCGTCGGCTGGAGGTGCTGCCGGGGATAACGTGCCAGGCAGTGCTCCACGGGCGGAGCAACCAGACGTGGGATCAAATCCTGGCGCACGATGTCTGGTATGTCGATCACATCAGTCTCTGGACTGACCTGCGCATTCTGATCGGAACCGTGCGCGTGGTGCTGACACGCGAAGGGGTCGAGCGCAGTGCGAACGGCCAGATTCCAGAGTTTCTCGGCGTACTCGCCCGGCAACCGGGCAGTGCGTCGGACGCGCCGCCAGCCGGAGGTTCGTAAACGTGGACGTTCGCTATCTCGAACAGGTGAAAGCGATGAAGGTAACGCTTATTCGCTCGGCTCGTGACGCGGAAGCAGTCTTCGATGACGTGGAGCGTCTGTTCCAGCGCGTCTTTGGCTATCGTCTGGACCGGAGGGCATGGGCGCGCTTTTACTTCGTCAATCCGTATGGTGATGCGATTGTTGCGCTTGGCTGGAGCGGTGACCTTCTGGTCGGGCATCAGGCGCTCGTACCGCACGCAATTACCGATGGGCATGGACGGGAATACCGCTATTACCTGGCGATGAGTCTCATGCTGCACCCCGATCATCGTGGTTTCCCGGCATTTCATCGCCTGGTGGCGACGACGACAGCAGTGGCGCGACAGGAGGGTGCGCCGTTCATTCTGGGGTTTCCGAACGGCAATTCCTACGCGCTCTTCCAGCGCGCCTTCGGATGGAAAACGCTGCTGGAAACTGAACTGTACAACTGGCATTCTGCCACGCCAACCGGTCCGCCACGGAGCGTCACACCATTGCCGCACCTGCGCCTGACGGACGAGGCAGGTCCGCCCTGCGATGAAACATACCGCCAGTGGCGCAGCCTGGAACTTCCCTATTATGCCGAACGGGTCAATGGGCGGCTTGCCGTCATCTACAAGATCGAGCGCGACGGAACGCTCACCCTACTCGACGCATTGACCGATGACACGCATCACGCGGCGGATGATCTGGCGGCATTGCTGACATACACCGGCGCGCGCCAGGTGCGCATGACCGGCGTGCATGCCCGGATGATCGGTCTCGATCCGTCGATCATGGAGCGACACACCGATTACCGGTTGCGCATGTGCTATGCCCCGATCACGGCGGATCCGCCGCCGTTGCGTTTCAGTTTGCTGTTGAGCGATGTGTTCTGACGAATGAAGGAGTAGATGCATGAACGTCCTGATTGTGGCTGCGCATCCGGATGATGAAGTCCTGGGGTGCGGCGGAGTCACGGTGCGTCACGTTGAACGCGGCGACCGGGTCTATGTGGTGGTGGTCACCCGTGGTTTCCCTGAGATCTTTTCGCCGGAGATCGACGAAGAGGATCGCCAGCATGCGCGTGAAGCGCACGAGATACTCGGCGGCGCGGGGATCTTCTTTCTCGACTTTCCGGCGCCGCGTCTCGATACAGTGCCGGGGCACGAACTGGCGGACGCGCTCCGTGAGGTGATCTTCTCGGTCAACGCCGACGTGGTCTATACCCCGTTCGGCGGCGATCTGCACACTGATCACAAAGCCACCTACCTGGCGACCCTGGTTGCATCGCGCCCGGTCAACCACTGTCCGGTCCGGCGGCTCCTCTGTTACGAAACCCTCTCGGAGACCGATTGGGCGTCGCCGCTGGACGATGGCGCCTTCAAGCCAACCGTTTTTGTGGACATCAGTAACGTTCTGGAACGCAAACTTCAGGCGCTTGCCTGTTTTCGCAACGAACTGAAACAGCCGCCCCATCCCCGTTCGTTGCGCGCAATCGAGGCGCTGGCGCGAGTCCGCGGCAGCACGGCAGGTCTGATGGCGGCAGAAGCATTCATGCTGGTTCGTGAAATCATCGATTGAACAAAGGAGCACGGTATGCAGGTCACAGCGCTGGACATTCCCGCTCAGATTCGCACCTACATCACGCACAACCTGTTGTTCGGCGACGAAAGTCTGATCTACAGCGATGAGGACTCGTTTCTCGAACGAGGGATTGTGGACTCGCTCGGCGTGATCGAACTGGTGACCTTCCTGGAAGCACAGTTTGGCATCAGCGTCGCCGATCACGAACTGATACCCGAAAACTTCGACTCGGTGAAGAACCTTGCGGAGTATGTGGCGCGCAAACTTGAGACGGCAACGCTTGCAGAAGCGCCACGCTCGTCATTTGATCTGGGGGAAGCCTATGCTGGTCCATGACTTTCTGATCAACAGCGCCGCGCGATTGCCGGATAAGGTTGCGCTGGTGTGCGATGGACACCGGATGACCTACCGCGACCTCGATCTGATGACCAATCGCCTGGCGCGCGCGCTCGTGGAGCATGGCGTC
Encoded here:
- a CDS encoding polysaccharide biosynthesis tyrosine autokinase, whose amino-acid sequence is MDTRAFRRLMRRRWRSILAGTIIVGVLTLIVDLLQPPVYQASATLLVNQNRGMTAPSYESVLMSQQLTRTYAELLKKRPLYEGVIASLNLETTPERLMRNVRVSTIRDTQLIVVSVRDRSPQRAAEIANELVRLLREQDRQLLAGAYAGGERGLSVVEPAWPDPVPFSPKIARDVLLGVIFGLLGMFGIAVVREYIDETVKTSDDAARLTNAPVLGVIRGASGAAQRSFAIDDHTPEAYRMLAVHLRTVLHDQRASTLIVTSAEPLEDARTVAAYLAAVSARIGQRVILVDGDLRQPMLHSFFDLAGVPGLKEALECAQSLPVYRYLRPTSFAHLMLLPGGEPTANPMILLDSSRLHDIVAELHQHAELVIMVGPALLAFADTLLLAKTADAALLVVRAESTGAAATVAARAMLDRASIRMAGVVLTGAVDEPLASWSGDPADIGSPVTRQRLGLGTGGKHALRGVAPPTSSTSSRASDA
- a CDS encoding HlyD family secretion protein, translating into MSLPILRVAIGMLAVVLLIGAVLMASGRTGVLPATQSAPDSAPPPPVVAPGTQPIVANGIVAPATHVDLRFETGGIVRDVLVREGDVVQAGDPILRLDTSDLELRCAQVRAQLSAAQAQYELLAGPVAPADIQRAQAVLARARAHLREVSGAVTPTARRAAQARLEAARVALARLEEGPNPADVRALRAELRQAEAELRATHDRLSLEKTTLRLQMEQAANVLRDRQTEYARIRDENQARTEPLTADQRVREASARLAMENAEKALEQARVAYEAALQAERTGIAAAEARVEAVKARLDRILAGADADQIAAARAAVAQAEDDLARLQDERRAALVEIARMEVAIAEAELERLLAGARPAEAAIARARVEEARAALQQAELALERATLRAPITGVVAALNIRPGEVADPHLVAARLADVRGWRIETTNLSELNVTRLREGDPAIIRLNAIPDLEIPGRVTSIKPLGAGQEGDVTLYTVIITPDRLDERLRWNMTAMVQITPGR
- a CDS encoding lipopolysaccharide biosynthesis protein, giving the protein MLMDRDRSFARLSLRANFSWTFVGNVVYAACQWGMLMALAKLGSPAMVGMFALGLAITAPVFMFANLHLRTIQATDARQQYQFRDYLSVRLATTALALLVVAAIVVLVGYAWETAAVILAVGCAKACESISDIFYGLLQRLERMDRIAAGMMLKGIVSLVALATGVSLTGSAFWGVVGLTAVWAVVLAFYDVPNGLQALRQTQPIRERSSPPQRVAVATRLAWMALPLGVGIMLVSLSTAIPRYFVERILGEESLGIFAAIAYIQVAGTTVVGALAAAANPRLAQHYAFGEIHAFRGLLFKLAAIALALGGAGVLIAWLIGGWVLTLIYRPEYGAYNHVFVLVMVAAGIGYVGWFVGDAMTAVRRLRAQALLFLGMTAATIGACAWLIPLFGLTGAAVATMVTSVIHAIGGFLIVEHALRSLESDMRAGRSLTGGVSYRR
- a CDS encoding glycosyltransferase, with protein sequence MRVVVSLEHHFDRTPDGVVWTQTQFPYRFWQRYLEVFDQVQVVARVRDVRKAAPDWQRADGRSVSFAAIPDYLGPRQYLMRIRQVRTAARGAIGAEDAVILRVSSQIADVIYPLLRRQARPYGVEVVSDPYDVFAPGSVRHPLRPFFRWLFPYRLRQHCANAAAACYVTAQALQRRYPCPLFSVSASDVELPDDAIVAAPRPLRAHAAAHRLIFVGTLGQLYKAPDVLIDAVAACARDGVDLTLTLVGDGKHRPELEARARQLGIADRVVFRGWVTAGAAVRAELDAADLFVLPSRQEGMPRAMIEAMARALPCIGSTVGGIPELLPPEDLVPPGDALALARAIRAMTSDPERMAHASARNLERARSFTESRLRTQRLAFFRHVREQTETWLAAQRSSTPVQAKRHSATGR
- a CDS encoding glycosyltransferase, whose product is MPRLLIVTTIPATLSAFLLPFARHYRACGWQVDAMTRSEPITPDIHSAFDHVWTLPWSRHPVNPSNLIGTPQRIRRIVERERYDIVHVHTSVAAFVTRYALRDLRRRLGVCVIYTAHGFNFDQSMPWHKNLAFLTLEKLASAWMDYQVVINRTDELAAIRYRLAPPDRVWYMPGIGVDLTHYCPDSIPDAEAEAVRREIGVAPDEALVLMIAEFIPRKRHTDVLRAFAQLGRRDTHLALAGTGPLLEPMRRLAVDLGIAGQTHFLGYRSDVPALLRAATVMILPSRQEGLPRSILEAMAMGVPVIGSDIRGVRDLLADGAGMLVPVGDIEALAHAMARVIDDRAAARAMAERGLEQAQRYDLQRIIALHDQLYAAALSKRHAYAPIS
- a CDS encoding sugar transferase; the protein is MYRNYGKRAFDLVLVVPALIVLAPVMAILAVLIRIAMGSPVIFTQERAGKDGKPFRLYKFRSMTNARDAQGNLLPDEQRLTPFGKFLRSTSLDELPQLFNVLRGDMSLVGPRPLLVKYIDRYTQDQRRRLEVLPGITCQAVLHGRSNQTWDQILAHDVWYVDHISLWTDLRILIGTVRVVLTREGVERSANGQIPEFLGVLARQPGSASDAPPAGGS